A stretch of DNA from Kwoniella mangroviensis CBS 8507 chromosome 1 map unlocalized Ctg01, whole genome shotgun sequence:
AGAACTCATACGTTTGAGACGATCAAGAAGGCATAAAGGGTGGAGCGATGAACACCTCCTGGACGTTGTAAAACCGGCTTTGCAGATTGAAGCGGAGTTAaatgaggagaagatcaggCTTGATGGTTTGGTGATAGGTATGTTCGGAATGTTCCCAGATTGTCCATCCGAAAAAACCGCTAATTGATTTTGGTGAACAGCCAAACCACATATACAAGCTCATCGATATTTGCACGAAGCGTTCCGTACAGCTTGTCTGTTGCAGCTGAGATGTTTCGTACTTTGTGAACCACCCAGCTCGCTGCATATTCGCTTACTGGTGCGACAATGTCTTTCATTGCTGGAAGCGATGTTGGATGAACGCCTACCTGGATTATGCTCTGCACATTGGGTGATATTCCAAGCTGCGCTATGTGCGATACCCGGTGGACAAGAAgctgaggagatggatgatagagaTAGGAGTGATAGGATATATGACGATATCTAGTGAGTTGAAATTGGTAGTGGCTACCAATGACATCGAACCTGACTTCAAAATGACAGTGCGGAATTTGGTTTCCGAAATGTAGAAAGATCCCGTAAGATCGTACATGAACTATGGAAAAAGAACGCAGATGGGAAGGTATTTGTAGATTGGCTTGATGTACTGGAAGAAAACGACTGGGAAATTTATGTTGTATGATATGTACATTTTACATCGACGTGTAATGAGAGTGAATCGTCACTCTACAATTTACCTATAGTTTTAACAACCCATTTACTTTCCCCTGCCAAAGTAACATTATCATTCTTTGACCATTCTTCCGGAATGGAAGTCGGTAAATCAGGCAGCAGACTATCGATGTTCTCTCCGAATTGATATACCCTCTTCCACTTGCCATTTTCCATTTTATCTCTCCGAGCGTAATattctccatcttccgacTTTGCCAATCCCAAAGCGTGTTCACCTACTCTCCCTAAATACGCTTGtattcctccatcttccgaCGCTAAAACGATATAAGGTGCTGCAGCGGGCAATTTCATCCTACGCCATGTTTCCACGTAGTCCTCATACAGGTTGGTTTTGGGATTGTGCATTATACCAATTTCTATCACATCTCCATTGGGGAGAGTCTCGAATTTACCCTGATCGGGCATATCGGTAGGTGGACGAGAATCGATGATGTGATCCCACTTGAGAATTGGATTTTCTGCAACGTAGATATATCATACCGCAAATCAGCATTCCCCCTTGTTGTATTCTGATAGCCAAGGACATGACTACTATGATAACTACATACCCTTGGTGGATCCTTCTACCTCACCTACGTGCGCGATAGTGGACCAGTCGATCTTCCCCTCATCAGGACCCGAATTGAACACTCTCAGATCCAATGAATACCCATCGATAGTAAGGACGAGcgtatctgtatcttctaTAGGTTCTGCTCCCGACCAAGCGATGGATACTCTGGTTGATGCGCGTGCGGCCATGGTGTTTGCTTAGTTTAGATGCGGTCGAAGCTGGAGCTGATCTATCGCAGATTTTGAACTTCGAACCAGAGCTTGATCCGATAATCCGGGGACGTTTGGCTCCTTGATAGCTCTTAGGCCTTATGACAGATGGTACGTACTGGAGAAGATCCTTATGTATCTGGCGATAGATTTAGCATTCCACCATGAGCTTAGCAGCACCAAAAGTGCAACTTCCGGTTATCTGCGAGCCATTCATTCACCTGCAGATATCCTTAGCGCCCTCCACCTATATGTAGCGCGTTTAGAGGTCTGTGCGCATACGGATAACTACAACATCGGAGGACAGCGACAGTTACACTCCAATGGGACAACCAACAACCAGCTAATCATTATTTTGCTTCCTGTATATTTGATTCGAGGTTTTATTCCTGATAGTGTAGCAGCACAAGCCATTATCTGCTTGGAAAACCctaaagaaagagaaaagtcAACTGCAAAAATTATGGTATCGacctcatctgcatctgccCCCATGGCCGATCTAtcatttgattttgggcCTCCCCCACCTACATTTGTCGATAAGTATGCTGAACGAGAATATGTGAAGGAGAGATTGGCCTTGGCTTATAGAGTCATTGCTAGAGAAGGAATGTGTAGGTACTTAGGTCTTACTTGATCTCCTAGCCTTTCTGTCTTTCAGTACAAACGTTTATGGCAATCGTGTGTCACCAATAGGTGAAGGAGCCTCTGGCCATCTGACTTCGAGAGATCCTGTTGACAGGGAATGCTTttgggtaagtcatcatatTCGCCTGACATCGCTCCCTACGTGAGATGTGATTTACCGGTGATGGCTGGCTCATCCTTAGGTTAACCCATACGGCCTTCATTTCTCACGAATGACCTCTTCCGACCTCCTTCTCGTAGATCACCACGGTAAGATCGTAGCAGGTGGTaaacctcatcaacagcGATACAACGCAGCGGCATTCATTATCCACTCTGCGATCCATGCCGCTCGACCAGAAATAGATTCGGTCGTTCATACCCACTCACCATACGGTAAAGCCTTTTCGACGTTGGGTAGAAACTTGCCTTTCTACTCGCAAGATTCTGCTGTATTCTATAACGATGTTGAGCTATACGATAATCACAATGGTGTTGTGTTATCGAAGAACGAGTCGCAGATGATAATTGATAAGATCGGTGGTAAAAAAGCTTTGATCATGCAAAATCATGGTTTATTGACTGTTGGAGGATGTATCGAAAGTGCTGTTGCTTGGTTCATGTTGTAAGTACAGTCGCAGTAATCGTCATCCACGACACAAGCTAATCAATTATGATGAGATAGATTGGAGAATGAATGCAGGACAATCTTGACTGCTGAAGCGGCTGCTGCTATGACCGGATCTAAACCCATAAGCATTTCCAGCGAAGTAGCGGAATTCACGTAAGTCGCTTGCTCGCTTGCAATATCGAATTATGGTGTTATGGCTCATAGAGCACGTGCAGGCAACGAGAGATTGGTACTGAGGAAGCTGGAAGATTTGAGGCATTACCATTTGTAAGTTGGGCCTATAGAAATTATACCTGTCCGCTTACAACCGATTAATATAGTTCGACTtggtagaggaggaatgcGGAGGTGCGCATAGGAAGTAGGTTGCTTATGCTCTTGTAAATATGAAGATCGAAGTATTCCGTATTGTTGTATTGAGGAAGCATGCCCTAGCCAGGTCTTGTGCCGCGCATGTGCTTCTTTCTTGCCCTTCGAGAGATCATGTGATATGAGTTGAGATTTTCGAGGGTTGACCACTCTGCATGTCTAAGAGCAATGTTTCGAAAGGGAATGGCGACCAAGTGGAGCAGTGCAGCCCGCCCAAATAGCAATCACGCTTGTTTTTCTCACAGCATCAAGATCGTGCATAACAAACCATGGCAAAATTTTATATACGACGTAACAACGATATATACCATCCGCGACAACATAGAAAACTCTAtttagaagaagaaatccgAGAACTTTTGAGCTTTAGTTTGAGGTTTACTAGCTCTCTTAGCTTCTGAAGCCTGGGTCAAAGCGTCTATATGGTCGATATCAGATACAAAGTCGATTTCGTTGGCGGGAACGACAAAGTGCTTCTCTTTTTGATATACAGTCTGGTAGATCTTGGATCCGATGTAGATGGCGAGGAAAATGAAAATACTTCCGTAGGCGAACACGAAGTCTGGTCCAGCGAATGCCCCGGGGTAGAACAGATAGTAACCACTGGAATAACGAAAACATGACATGTCAATTGACTGCAGTGTTTACGGTTAAGAAGCAAAGAAGACGGAACctacctgaagaagaatacgaTAGGTGACCAGACGACGACGTACCATCCTGAGAAAGGTTGGAGGTATCCTTTCACAGGGAGGTAGTTAGTATTGAGAAGGTTTTGAGCTTTCAATCCTGATCTGAATCGGAGGTAGGTGCTAGTGGAGATAtagaatatcagcttgatgatttCTATAGAACAGACGATAGAAGAAACTCACAATCCGATACAAGTCCAGGAGACAAGTTGAGCGGCACCGACCAGGTTAATCCACCAATTCAATACCTTGACTGTACCAGATGAAACGGAAAGGTATGACAAACAACCGAAAGCGAGAGTAACGCAGACAGCTACCCAAGGTACACCATGTCTGTTGACTCTCTTGAGGATGGCGGGAGCTTGGTTTTTGTGGGCTAAACTGAACAAGGATCGAGAAGCGACAAATACGAAAGAATTTCCTGTGGAGAAGAtactgatgaggatgagggcGTTGacgagagaaggaaggacgGGAATGCCCAGTCGATTCATTGCTAAAGTTCACCAGTAGATTAGCTAAAGTCATGAGAAAACCTGGGACGATTGTACTTACAGATGACATAAGGACTCTTAGCGGCACCTGGAGCTCCAGCAGAGATGGCACCGAGCAAGTTCTCGTcggttgaagaagagacgatACCGACGCAAAGGGCACCAGTGAGGTAGAAACATAAGATACGGTAGATGGTAGAGTTGAAAGCCTTAGGTAAGATTCTTCGGGGGTTCTTAACTTCCCCACCAATCAATGAGATATAGTCGGGACCGACGACGCTACGAAGAGGAATCATAGTATAAGCGAAATGCTCCCATGTCAACGTCCAGGAAGAAGTTTGTACTTACGCAAAGGTGGCCCAAGACAATGAATCGAAAATACCAGTCAAAACCTTTCTGAAGTTGACTTCACCAGCGAAAGGACCAGGGGTCTTCCAATATCTGAAACCGTACTTGTCACCAAGTGGGTTACCTCCCACCATCGTGATGAATGTATACAAGGTAAGACCGATCATGAGGAATACCTTGGTGATTGAGATGTAGAATTCGATTTCACCGAACCATCGAACGGACCAAATCTGGATAATGAAGAATGCGACTAATCCGactgagatgatgatagcaGGGTGTAAAGTCAAAGTCCAGTATTCGACGATAACGTTCAAGGAGACAAGTTCGAAACAGATCAAAGCGAGTTGGGTGATAACATACTATCATATCAAACAAATCGTCAGTATCTCCACGCGTTGTTCGTACAGCGAACAGATAGATAAGACTTACGTTCCAACCGAGAGCCATACCAAAACTCTTATCAACGAATCGACCAGCGTAGTGGATAAAACCTCCATCGACAGGTAAAAGACAAGTCATTTCGATCAAACAATTACTGGCGGCCCAGACCACCGCACACCAAATGGCCACACCAAGAAGCAAACCAATAGGCCCAGCGCTGGTTAGGGGGTTTCCGATAGAGACGAACAGAGCTGATCCGATAGATCCTGAGATCGCAATAAGTTGGACATGTCGCATACGGAGACCACTGTATATGTATTAATAACAGAATTAGTCATATTCAAACCGAGTTTTGGCTTGACAATCTAACTTACCGATGAGGATCATCAGCCAAAGCGAGGTCTACCTCCGGGCCTTGTCTGTTGACTTCATCAACGACAGCCGATTGAGGCTCGCTGGAATAATCTTGCAAGTCCTTTTCCTTGGGTTCGTAGGACATGATGGAAATCGTATGTAAAGTGGAAGTGTTGGAATTGGGAAAGAGCTACTTCAACATTCCTCCGTTAtgtgaatatatatatagtatcGGTCTACAAAGAGGTATGATAAGACCCGGCAAAAAGATCGACTGGAGATATGTTCACTTCGCTTAAGCATCCCACCTGAGGACCGGTGGGACGACCGACAATTCAAATGAATCGTACTCGTAGAGTCGTAGATCCAATCGATAAGGTCCGCTGGTGCTACTGTCTGACCTGATCGGTTAATCTCCTCACAATTACAGTAAAAAAAAACAACCTTTGGCTTGGCGTGTCAGGAGAGTGGAGTTGCGTTATCTCATTACTGTATTCTAGCCTTCTGATTTGGTAGACTAATTTAGATCCGGTCTTCATTCCAAGCGCCAGGGTCACTAATTGGGCGTTTACAAGGGGAGCATGCATGTCAATCGTGAGTTGCCGTTTTGGGAGATCTCCGAACTCTGTCTTTCGGAGCAGAATGATAACAGGTacctcatcatatcatttgTCGGATGCGAACCAGAGGGCAGAGCGAAGTGTTCTCTCCATACTGTGATCCCGAGCGCTTGATGCCTATTGCTCTGATAGATATACAAGCGCCCATATCATGCTTGCCCTCGTGATGTCAGGtcaagaagatatatatgaCTGCACAGTGTAAATCGTACAGAAGTCTACGTGTGGTAAACTTACATACCTGAACAAGCTTAGTAGTGTATCGAACGCTCGACCGAAGCTAGACTCTCTCGTCTCTGTACATAATCTATTCACACTCACGATGCCTGATATTGAGATGCTCAAAGATCGATCCGCCGAAGGGTTGGTCAGTACCGAAAGACTTCCCATCGTTGATATCTCACCTTATCTTGATTCGTCTTCCagtgaagaagctcgaaAGGTAGCTAGTCAAACGCTCGACAAAGCATGCAGAGAGTTTGGTGAGCTATTTTTTGGGCTCATGCCGTCCATATCATCAGAATGTAGCTAACAATCAGCATTGAGCAGGTTTCTTCTACGTGACTGGTCATGGACTTGCACCGGAATATATGAAAGATCTCCTCAAGCTTGGTCACAAGTTCTTCGAACAACcccaagaaaagaaagacTCGATTCACATCTTCAAGAGTATGGATAGAGTCAGGGGTTATCAAAAGATTGGTGAGAATGTCACATATGCTAAGAGGGACCAAcaagaggtgagctttcCTTTCTGCCCCTTTCATATGGTTGGGCTCACACTGAATGGTGAAATCTTTCCATAGGCTCTCGATATCTACCCTGAACCTGAAAACCCATCAACAGCCCAGCTTGAAGGAAGTCAACTCTGGCCTTCAGAAGACGATTTACCAGGTTTCAGAGATACTCTACTTGATTACACcgagaagatgtgagttcTCCGTCTCTCTCAGGAAAATTGGCTTCCGATACAGGGCAATCACTGACAAATGTTCTTGATCcataggaagaagattggtcaTGCATTCATGAGAGCTATGTGTGATGCCTTAGGACACAGAGAGATGTTTGACCAACTTCAAGATGATAATTATTGGGTGTTGAGAGTCATTGGttatccacctttaccagaGGAATACGATTTAGATAAAGGTATTTCATGTGGTGCGCACACGGATTACGGATGTTTGACTTTCCTCTTGGCGGATGATACTCCAGGGGCTTTACAGGGTGAGTCACCTTGACATCCTTCACCATTTGGTTGTTTTTGTGTATctatgtgtgtgtgtgtgtgtgtgtatgtgttcGGCTAACGAAAAAAGATTCTAGTCGAATCAAAAGATGGTAGTTGGATTCCTGCCGATCCCATCCCCGGAGCATACGTGGTGAACATTggagatatcatcgataCTCTGACGGGACATCAATACAAATCGACTTACCACCGGGTCATCCACAGAGGATCAAATTACCGAGTCTCGATGCCATTCTTTTTTGAACCTAAGAGAGATCAGGTCATCCAGACTTTGCCAGGGATGGTACCTGCTGGTGAAAAAGCCGTAGAACCTTTTACGTATTTCGATCATCTCAAGGTAAGCTCTATTATACCCATAGAAGAGACAAGATCGGATGAAACAGTGCTGATTGTTGTTCTAGCGAATGATCTATAATCACTTCGTATCGAACGACGAGGCTTTGCCCGAAAAACCAAATGCGAATGCCCTTACTCAACGAGGTTAGGACAAATATCTGCTCGAAGCGACTCACGATGAATGGTATAAACAAATAGGGATACATATGGATTGTACAATATTAGCCTAATTGTATATGAGAAGAGCATGTACGGATCCCATCTACattttgctgttgttgcGATTGTGAATGAGGCCAGGCCGATAAAATCCCTTTCAATTTTCGTCAAGACAAGCTCGGAACAATCTGGGTACCACCCCTTCGGTTAAAACAatatatgaggatgatttaTGCATGCATGTAATGAATTGATATAAAGTGTATATGCTATATAAAAtggtattgatattgatgtgtCTTCGTGCAAACGATGACCTATAATTCATCAACGGTTCTAGCGTCCGGTTTTTGTGTCGACTTGCCATCTACACCAAGAGCAAGGATACTCAAGAAGTCATATACCATATCGGCGGCAGCGATGGCAGAGATTTCAGCTATATTGCCAACAATCAGACAGTCAGCGTCCAGTGCTCCACTGTTGATAGTAGGGATATAGGAAGATCTTACCTTGAGTATCGTAAGCGGGCGATAGCTCGACAACATCAAAAGCAACGATGTTCAAGCCAACGAGAGAATGGATGATTCGTCGAAGTTCTCTCGAAGTCCATCCTCCAGACTCAGGGGTACCAGCTACATCCAGTGAAACATCAGCACCAACCCGCTCTTGAGATAGAATTAGACTTACTAGCAGGAACGATCGAAGGGTCCATGACATCTACATCTAATGAAATGACAACAGGTCCAGTACCGATTCtagctttgatcttttcgGCGATCCACTCTAcaccatgatcatcaatgtcGAAAGTGTGAATGAGGTCGAATCCAGCAgtgacatcatcatctaaaTCCTCAGGTCCCTACACATTCATGAACTGTATCAGACTTTATCCTGATGCCGATTTGAGATTGTAGAGGAAGCCCTACTCACAGCGAATCTGGTCCTTATACCTGCGTGAATGGAGGAGTTGACCTTGATGAATCCACTCTCATAAGCGTGCCAGAAGAAAGTACCATGGttgacatcagcttgaaGAGATACACTACCGAGGTATCGGTTGGGATTCCAAGTATCTATGTGAGCATCAAAATGAATGACTGATACTGGTCCATAGACTTCTGAGACAGCATCAAGGATGGGAAGTACCTATAGATAGGATTCCACAATTGTCAAAAAATTTACACCTATATTTTTTTTTCTTAGGATCGCAGAGGAGAACAAAGATGCTTACGATAGTATGATCGCCTCCCAAAGCAATTATCCTAGGATGATATTCGCCATCCAAACCCTTCTGCATGTGAAGTCTCTTCATTTCCTCCTCGTTGACTATGGGATGATGTAAGACAGATTTGTAGCCTGCTTTCACTTGCTTGATGGCTGTCTCGGGATCGAAGGGGGTGACAGGGACGTCTCCGCAATCGAGCTATGTGAGACCTCCGGACTTTAGCTTTGATCAGAATGTAGAAGTAGGACTTTTCTAAGTTGACTCACAACGTAAAGACCATTAGTGTATGGGTTGACCTTGAGCCGACTGGTATATCCTCTTTCAGGTCTCTGCCTTCTTGAGCCTGCtcgacaacaacaacagatcTAAGTCAGCTCATGTGATCGATTGAagcagagagaagaattggacTTACCACTTCGCAAAGCGTATGGGCCAAATCTGGCACCTTCATTGCCAACCAACATTTAGCTCCGATTTCTTCCAACGTACTGACAGATGTTTGACTTACCAGGTCTGAACGAAACGGCTGAATCAAACGGAACACCCAGCAGAGCTACATCGAAAGCCTGTTCAGGCTTATCTAAACATTTCACATGAGGGAGATGGGCGAAAGAGGTCACTCCgctgaaagagagatcaggGGTATTGGCATATTCGTCGTTCCATGGGTCGACTTTACCGTGAGTGCCGTGGGCGGACACTGTAAGAGCGGTGATGAGTCCGCAGAGGGTCGCAAGGGAGGTATGCA
This window harbors:
- a CDS encoding agmatinase; the protein is MHTSLATLCGLITALTVSAHGTHGKVDPWNDEYANTPDLSFSGVTSFAHLPHVKCLDKPEQAFDVALLGVPFDSAVSFRPGARFGPYALRSGSRRQRPERGYTSRLKVNPYTNGLYVLDCGDVPVTPFDPETAIKQVKAGYKSVLHHPIVNEEEMKRLHMQKGLDGEYHPRIIALGGDHTIVLPILDAVSEVYGPVSVIHFDAHIDTWNPNRYLGSVSLQADVNHGTFFWHAYESGFIKVNSSIHAGIRTRFAGPEDLDDDVTAGFDLIHTFDIDDHGVEWIAEKIKARIGTGPVVISLDVDVMDPSIVPATGTPESGGWTSRELRRIIHSLVGLNIVAFDVVELSPAYDTQAEISAIAAADMVYDFLSILALGVDGKSTQKPDARTVDEL